The genomic window ttgttttcaaataattggCACATTCCCTTGCTCATGACAGGTATTTTATTGACATAGATTACACACTCTTTCCTAATAAATCAGGATACTTGTACTCCTCAGTAGAGCAATCTAAGTGGCCACTACTAATAAACAAGAATTTGTATAGGACTTGAAACCCATTTGTCATCCTGGTTCTCATGTTTTAGAGTAACAACGGCATCCTTggaaactactttttaaaaagtaaaaaacaaagatGGTATTTTTGcattactgtttatttattgtgattgctaaatgagaaatatttttatgttcctttttcGGAAGGTTTAGTTTTATTATATGTTGGGGCCATTCTTATGTCTGAATCCTGGAAACTTGTACTGCTTCATTTTATGATGAATATCAGGAGAATTATAGGAATTAGTATGTTTTTTACACCATATGTACTGAACCAGCATGCAAGTGTCTGGGACTTACAGCTATTCAGGAAAAATTGTGAACCACTGCACCTCAGTTTGAACATCGTGGAAAAGAGCATTGAAGAACTAAACAACATTAAAGTTTTAATCCCCCTTTACAGTCAGATGTGAGGAGAGAAGACAATGGTTGAAAGAAGcaatttaaataacagaaaagaactgaaagagtctcaaaaaggaaatgaagcaatTTCACCTCAACTTTGAGGCTTCCAATTATAGAGATCTATAGTTTTTAAGGATATCATCATGTCATCCTGAGCTACTTACTCTAAATATGTTCAGTTATGCTAAATATTCTGTTTGTGAGTGAAATgagtaataacatttttaatcaaAACTGCTTAAGAtgagtttgtttaaaaaattatctcttaATTAGTTTGAAACCAGCCATCTTTGATTCATTCCCTTGACATTCATTCCCTTTGATTCATTTTACCCTTGACAAATTCTGTCTGTTCTGTTGAAATGTCCCCTCTTTTCATACTTACTCTCATTCTAGTTCAGGTTCTTTGTTTCATCCACTTGATGACAGCAATAGTTTTTTTAACCAGTGTTGTTACCTGTTGAGATCTCTTTCTCTAGTTCCTCTTTTCTGGTGCTCCCTGATCCCATATATTTCAGATAATGTATTCACatactgttctttattttatgctatattttaggactacataaaatatgaaacaagtatttttatatggttttttctcttttagtctgAGAATAAAGGATTAGAAACTACCAAGAACAATGTAGTTCAGCCAGTttcagaagagggaagaaaatctaAACCCAAAACAGGTAGGTATAAATGTAGTATTagttttttccagatttttaaaattaaaagtcttaCATAGAAACTAATAGGAATATTTCTGAGTATGGAAAGTCTGGCCATACTTAACAGTTGAACACAGAATGTACTGTTCTCAATTCTGTGCATAATGTATCAAGGTTTCAGCagatagagaaaattaaattggTGAGGTAATAgttctttaagtctttttttttttttttttatttaactttaggACAACTGAAAGAATTCTCATATTGTAATTGTTGAATAAAAGACTTAACCTTTCTGActagtacatttttaaatttactggcATAAAGTGTCAGATTTCTTGTTTGGATATATAAGGGTAGTTGATTGCATATATGcacatctgtttttattttttccaccttCAGCTTGAACTCTGTATAAGCTGGTGATAAAAGAgcatttttctaatctttattatagATAAGCAGCTTATCCAGTACACTGCCTTTCCACTTCTTGCATTCCTCGATGGGAACCCTGCTTCTACTGTTGAACAGGGGAGTACAGCATCATCAGAAGTTATGTCCTCTGTAGATAAACCCATAGAAGTTGATGAGCTTCTGGATAGCAGCCTAGATCCAGAGCCAACCCAAAGTAAGCTTGTTCGCCTGGAGCCATTGACTGAAGCCGAAGCTAGTGAAGCCACACTGTTTTATTTATGTGAACTTGCTCCTGCACCTCTGGATAGTGATATGCCACTTTTAGATAGTTAAATCCCCAAGAAGTGGACTCTACATGTATATATTCATCAAAATGAtgaactatttattttaaagtatcatttggtacttttttttgtaaattgctttgttttgtttaatcagATACTGTGGAATCAAAAGCACcttttgcttttctcacttaCACTCTTGCAAAGCTTTCAGATGTTACTCAGCTACATAGGTACACAAGATTTAATGCACATTGTTGGTATATCTCTAAGTTGGATTCAAATGGCCATTTTTCTCCAGTTATAGtaaattggatttcttttttacatatatacCCATTAACCCCAgttaaacttttttgtttgttttacttgtttgatGCTGTCTGTTTGCATTGAGTGTAAGTCACTAGAACTAATGGTAGAACTCTTAAAGCTTTGTCTGTTCCAGTtacttttactaaatatttttcacttggcttatttttaaaaactgggaacatAAAGTGCCTGTATCTTGTAAAACTTCATTTGTCTCTCTTGTTCAGAGAAGTTCATTCATGTTCAACAGGAAAGGCAAAGTATACTTGAGTGCTTGCTGTCAGATATGGCTCCAGCTTCATATACATAGAAAGAAGGGAATGGGATGGCATCAACCCCATCCATCTCGTTGGACTAGTTTTAAGTAAAAGTTTTCtgatttgtttgtgttttttttttgaaccatactatttagtaaaataaatataatgaatgttGCGTACTAGTGTCTGTTATGTGTCTTCTTTAGAGGTGACACCCACAtgtagaaatttttcttttttataggaaGTAGATAGACTTAAATTGTAAACTGTCTGTTGTCCATTATTGAGTCACACCAAGATCTTTGTGCCTCATCTCAAAAGATAGGCTATTTGCAACAAGGAAGGAATATAAGGTCTCTAAACTTAATgtgttttaaagttctttattaAATTATACTGGCTTGCTTTCTATATTTCTAATAAAGAACTGAGAGAAGTATGCCTCTCATTGTCCCAAATGAGGTAAGAACATTATCACTGGGTGCCACCCAAAGAAAGGCCTATAATTTTTGCCCCTAGGGAAGACGAAACAGTTAAGTCACTTTCTCCCTTTAGATCTGTCGTTCAGGAGATTAATGCAAGACCAGGACACCTCTTTTATCAAGTTGAATTCCACCTTCAGGCAGAGGGCTGGAAATAGTGCAGTTTATATCTGAATATTTGATAGGGCCATTTGATTAGGAATTAAAAATTACCTTCCTCGTGGCCATATTCTGTCGTATCTTGGAATTTCTCTTACTATGTTataaaaattcaaaggaaaaccTAGCACAGAGATAGGAAACCCTTCCTTAGCAGATCCTAAAATATTTGGCTCTGACAATGGCATCTTTTGTCCCCAGAAATTTCTGCATAAGCTGTAGAGGTCACTTTTGTAGAGGTCGTTAAGGTtgagaacaagaatttagagacTGGGAAGGGATACAACTTTAGAGACTTTTCTTATTTCCTTACCTTCAGTGTGGAATATGATGaaatttcttctctttggggACATTTTGGAGCTCTAGAAGTATTctaaaaatcttgaaaaactttatatattctagcactttttaagttgaaattaaaatttttcatcctTAGTTGGAAGGAATTTAGGGTGTTGTTAATActaccatttaaaaatagtcattactgtttaaaaatgcaattatgtgctttttaaaatgtatctaaaGGAATCTAAATACCACAGTGATTTGATATCCATCATCATCTATTCTACTTCTCCCAAAgaattttatcctatttttatcATCTGTGAGAGTCATACATCGAAGATACTGTCACACTTCTCTGTAACAAAATTTGAAATTGTTTCCTGTAACCTTAAGATTCTAAGCATTAAAGAAGTTTGTCTCCAGTTATAAATACACAGTTGATCAAAACAGTATAAATACATGTGGCAGACTGTTAAGTGAGTGCCAAACCATTTTCTCAATCATTCAGTTAGATTATTTCCACCTTTGTATACAGGGTGGCTATGGAACTGAGTTCCATATAAATCAGAAGTCATGTAATAGAGCTTCAGGTGTGGTCTGTGAAAACCTCCCCTGTGCAATCCTCCTTGCTCTTTTACCCCCCTCCACTAGCCTGATGCAGAGGAGTATGTGGCTTCTGAGTATACATTCAAGGAGGAAGAAATTTGGCTTCCTGAATCACTGCTTAGAAGAAAGCCACCTATCAATCTTGGACACCCATTGTAGACTTCAGGTGAGTGGGGAACAAACTTTATGTTCTGcctttggaactttttttttctttttggttgatCTCTTACTGTCCACTaataaaacattcatattttgGTGAACTGTTATTAAACATAAGTTttatcagaaatatatttttagtggAGTGAACAGGTCTTGATGGGAGGGGGagtttttccccaatttttttttttttgtatctgggGGTGAATATTACTAATATTAAGAGCAtaagttttattcctttttgttttcatagGTGTAAAACTCTAAGAAACTtcatttataatacaaaaaagtATGAGAATGGAAGAATTTTGTTGTAGCAGTGTCAATTCTCTGAATTCCTTCAGAATTACATACCAGaactattttattatgatttattaaCTCTGGTGACTTTAGATGATCCTTCTATTTCAGTGAAAGCAAAAAAGTAGAAACTACCTGAATTGTAAAAGGACCTTTTTTCCCAGTGTCCTTCCTTCACACCAATACTTAAAAATTGTGTCTTTATTGGATATTCAAGAGATTTTATCCAAAGTGCCTTGGTAAGATTCAGAATGCATAAGAggtacatatttgttaaatatggAGAGTAATCGCTAAGAGGGATGGAGGATGCCTTGATGTCCTTTTGCATCTTTTCGCACAGATCCAAATTGAGGAAGGAGTAACGTGAAAATTGAAAATCTGGAAAGTGATTCCTCTTAATACTCTCATTTACCAGAGGAAGTCTGTATACTGCCTGTAAAACAATATGAAGACTGTGGTATAAAAGTAGGGCCAGAGGAGACAGCATAGGACTTAGAGCAGCTGAATGTTCCTTTAGGGTGGATCATGGTGCTTTTCATAGGGATGGTATACTCAGGTGATAAGTTTCAGTGTGAAAATAGTCTGCAGACTAGGAAAAGGACCTAATGATACTGTGATGAACATATGTAGAAAGCTGCATTTAAGAATTAGAGCCTACTGTttccaattttgtgtctccctctctctctgcccctcccccgttcatgctctgtctctctctgtcccaaaaataaataaaaaacgttgaaaaaaaaaaaattaaaaaaaaaaaaaaaaaaaaaaaaaattagagcctaaatgttcatttCAAGCACACATGAAATATTTGAGAGTTGGTTGCATATTAGACCATAAAGCAAATCAACAAATTTCATGGAACTGGTGTCAGACTAACTACAGTACAAATAAACTAGACCTTTACAGTTTTGAGGAGCACTGGCATAATATTTTGTAGTGACCTTCAATTTGGGATTACCATGCTGCTTATGATTAGACAGGGGTTATGGGTTTGGGAGTAAGAAAGATCAGAGGTGaagtgccattttcaccacttaCCAGAATATCCTACTGGTTGTTCCTCTGGGAGAACCCTAATATGttcattaaaaaaggaacaaaagttcTCTTTATCTTAGATCTTAGAACACAGAAAATCAAAGGTGGAAGAATAGAGCATCTGCTCAGTAAACGGGGATGCTTTCGGAGCTGTTATAGGGCAGTACTAAAAAGTGTGAACTGGCCTAGTGACAAGTTTAACATAAAGGGCTACAAAACAACTGACGTGTGTAAGGtaaggtcttttaaaaattgataaattgaagCTAATCAAAATTAAGtacttttgctgtgcaaaagacCCTGTCAAGATGGAAAGAcaaagctacagactgggagaaagtatttgcaagccatgtatctgataaaggatgagtatttagaatatatgaactctcaaaactcaacaaattaAACTGTCCAATTAGAAAATTGCCAAAAGGCATGAACATTTTACTGAGGAAATATacatggcaaataagcacatgaagagatactcaacatcactagccatttGGGAAaggcaagttaaaaccacaattgAGATAACACAATGTTCTTATCATAACGGCTAAAATAGGAGATAGTGACAAAggctggcaaggatgcaaagaaaatgaattgttCATACATCAGTGGTGTGAATATGAAATGGTACAGTGACTCTGTAAGTTTGGCAACTTCTTGTAAAATaatcatttagcccatccaccaaGATTTCTCTCTTCATCCCTGGTTCCAAAGACCACGaattcccatttctttatttgcATCATTGAAAGCAtgttaatataaatgaaatgatccTTTGTAACCTTTTGGGATTGGCTGTTTTTACCCAGGATACCTCCCTGGAGATCCAGTCGAGTTGTTTTGTGTACCAACAGTTTACTCTTGTCTTATAGTTAGTATTCCATGATATGGATGTACCACTGTGTGTTTAAACATTCACCAGTTGAGGGACTTCTGGGTTGTTAGTCTGGGCTATTGCAAATAAAGTGATAAGCATTCAGGTACTGGATTCCGTGTGAACATAagatttttctgaataaatgcCCAAGAATTTTATAGGCATTGTCTTGCCCATAATATTGGGGGAATCAGACCATTTCACTAAACCTTGGACTAAATGGAATAGAGTACTCATTTACAATTATATTcttatttccccctccccccttggtAAGGGACTTTAAGTAGGCttcagccccacatgggggcttgaactcatgaccctgagctcaagagatggacgcttaagtgaggcatccaggcgccccctcgtAAGAGacttttttaaataccattttgtGTCAGCACCAATTTGTAACTTAGGAAAAAATGCCTACAGGACACAGCAGGTGTAGAATAGCTATctaatgaattaaatatattctcCAAATTAAACTGGTCCACCCACTAAAGGTTCTTTAGGAGAACATCACTTTAATTACCTGAGATCCAATTTCAGGTGCCACTTACAGAGGACCAAAAAAGGGTGTGATATAATTACTACCTTTGAAACAATTCAGTTTTTCAGGACACAAAATGGACAGTTAACCTTATTGTTTCAGGTTCTTTTATACGCAGGAGGAAAAGTAGGTCTGAGTATTATAGCCACCTAAATTTGAGTTGCTAAAGAATTAATACACCACACACTTTgtcttgaattcatttatttagagatagaACACAGCCATTCAAATGATGGAACACAATATCAACACCCAGAATAAAGTTGGGGAATTAAGTTGAAttgttatatatttcatttacattaataAATACCTTAAAAGAAGCAAATGTAGATTTTAAGATTCATTAAGACACTAATGATGTGTACAAGTAACTAAGTTTCTAAGTTAACTGTCAAACTGCTTGATTTTTCAGGTTGAAAGATTATcataaactatatattttaattagatgGCAGCAAatacaaaagcattttaaatatcttctgaGCTGTAAAATGTACTGTAAGCAGTTTATATTCTATAGCATTCTGTCATTCTGGCCTCAGTTTATGGGTAGAAGGCAAGCTGGACACCAGCAAATATAAATTATCCACCACTAATGAGGTATAAAATCTATTATGCATGTATTTTgaatagaagttatttttaaatgccaaaaaatGCCAGCTATTTTTGGGAAACCTGGGATTTCCCAGCTTGGCCACAGATTAGAaatctgagcttcagtttcttataaaatgaagGTTTGGATGAGATTTTATCTAAGTGTCTCCTCAAGCCTAGTATATTGCAGTTTCTTCCTGTCCTATCAAAAGTTTAccacttttgattttaaaaatggactttcACAGTCATTTTCAACAACTGCCTTCTAACCCATGATTATCATTTTCAAAAGCTTTGTCTAAATCCTTCAGAGTTCTAACATCTCCAATGAGCCTATACTGCATATgttcataataaccaaaacaaaGTTCACTATGTTTGTATGAAAGGCTATCCCTACACAGGGAAGATTACAGACTATTTGGGTATTCAATTTAGTAACCCACCACTACCAATCTTTCTCTGAAGGCTCCTGTGTCTCAATCTCCATCATAATCTACAGGGAAAACCTGAAAAGATTATTCAGACAACTGGCATTTAAGTGACTTGCTTACACAATTTTGCAATAGCCACGTTCTTTGCAGTCTCTTGTAGGGCAAGGCATCAAACATTTCAAAAGGCAGCCATACATTTCCTTTTATACTTTCTAGAACAGCTTAGATAGCAGAATTTAATAATCAAACTGtcaagcagttttatttttactcttaacTTCACAGGCATAGAACTAAGGATAAACCTAACAATGTCCACTTTTCCTAACTCACCAACAGATTCCTAAATCTCTCCCTTTGTGATTCATTCTAACACATATATCAATGCACATGGCAagaatataatgaataaaatggcAAGCGATAAAATCTAATTCATGCCAGAACACTGGAGAAGTTACATGggaagcacacacatacacaactttACAAAAGTTGGGAATACTGTTAATCTCAAACAAGCAATGATCCAAGTGGGACTTTCATGCCATAAGTCCTGTTCAGTCAAAATCACGATTTGTAAGAACAAGTGGTGCCACTAGTGTCCAAACATACAACACAATGCCAATCCAACTAGAAGAGATTTTCACCCAGACTGCTGTCCACTGACTTTTCATCTCACGAGAAGGCTCATacctaaaatttaagaaaaaatttaaagggttGGATTATCAGCCATCATGCTACTTAGCTTACTTCCTAAGTGTTCTTTGTACACAGTTTGTGAGAACAGACATACAACTTCTGGGCTAATCTGCTGCCCTGCTAGCCATACTACGTTAATAGCAAACGTGAAGGTAAAATTCACTGTTTCCTTTAAAGGAGGAAAGGACGCAGGCCTCCGAGGTCGCTCTTTTACTGATACTCAGATGCTCTTTACGTAAAGTCCCCACTTTCCAAAAGTTTATGTCAGGCCAGTTTGCTTTTACAAAACTACATGAGTAAGGGAAGTGGCTTTTTTCTTAAAGGCAGAAATTCTATTTGGGTTTAAGTAACAAAAACCTATACCAACGTAATCTTTTATAAAAGTGTAGTAGTGTAACACCAACTTTGAGAAAATGGGGGGAACCTATATTTCTGGCTTAGTAGTTCTGAGATACAGAGAAATGGAGTTGTGTAACTTCTGGGTAAGTGAAATGTCCTATCCTGTGTAAAAAATATAATCTGTTCCAAGTGTATATGGGAACCACTCTCCCACTTCAGCCTTCTCAGATTTAAGACActggaaagaaaacacatctcaAATTTAACTGGTTTTTGTGTAGATGAAacataccaaaaatatttttgatctaaagtttttttgtttttttttttttaagatttttttaagtaatctctacacccaatgtggggctcgaactcaaaaccccaagataGAGTCGCATGCCCCTCTGAGCCTGTCAGTCACCCGATCTAAATTCTTAACGTTTACTATTATCTGACAGCCAAAGCTGTGAATTATTGAGAACTACATGGATTCTCATCATTTAATATGTTCCTGCAGTGTAGGAATTCTTAaaaatacttcaataataaataccAGTAAAGACTGccctcaaaatgaataatctTTTTTCCTACATCTTGTTTGTTAGTCTTCTTACAAGTTGTAAGGGTACTATGcattaaaaagtattcaaaaCAGAACTGCCCAAACCATATAGTTCAACTTGAATCTTAAATGGAATCTTTCAGTAATCATTTTgacaaaattagaatttttgaaaacaaatactaATAACTACCTTCCTATTACTGGAAAAAGACTTATGTATTATTAAGtgctaaaaaaaatataaattacaactTTGAAGAGAATCCAATTTTAAAGTAGCCATGTTCTTTGCATTAATCTACATTAATGTATTTCACCTCAATTCTGAGAACTTTAGTGCTTTTAAAGACAGTTTGAACAAAGCAGAAAAGGTATCTTCCACTATGTCAGGAACTGGgttaacagtatttaaaaaattaggaaaaccaTTGTGGTGTATCAACCATCAACAtggtatttctgtaaaaaaatgtcAGTAAAAAATCTGAAGCTTTCTATTTTAATCTCATCAAGATATGGAATATTTGTCAATGCCAAAGCAAGGTAGTCTGCATTTCTCATACTGATCtcacttagatgtaaattttgaAGTACACTGGAGGTTAAAAAGTACTTCATACCATATGTTTTGTGATGGAATCATGAAAAACATCGAAATTTCCACATGCAAAGTTTTCATGAAATGTAATTACCTGTACCAGTTGGTAAGGGTCATCATGATATAAAGTGAAGCCAAGAAAAGCATGAAGTGAAAGAAGGAATAACTGTAAGTAACACCATCCCTTTCATTATCTACAGCTCGGTGAACATCATCTCCATCCTCCAGTGATCCATCACTTCTGGCTCCACCATCTTCTATTAATGTTGATTCATCACTTGTTAGAGTCAATTTATTAACCTGACTATTGTTCGAAGTGCGGATGCTGCATGAAAGACagttaagaaagagagaaggaaaaagggtgttttttaaaaaatgatttttaaatgaaaggctagatttcttgttaaaaaaatgcACAATTTTTCTTACCTtgaataaaatacacacaataaAAAGAGGATTAGTCCTATAATTCCTTGAGCATGCCACCACTGGACAGACTGCCCTTCCTTTGGAATAGTGCTTGTTGTATTGTACCCAATTATGCTTAGTAGACTTGGGTTGCAGTTTGTTTCTGTAATGTAAATTAAGGTCGAATTAATGTTAGAACACTATAGGAAGTATTTTTCAGGTCCTagttacagttgttttttttctttaactcttcAAGATAACTGCTATTTATTAATGAGACTTAAATATTACACTGCTAATTTTATAGAGGTGCTTGGAAAAATCaagtaatttcattttaaacCTCATGTAagagcagaaatatttttaagctttctaCTGAtcaagaaacaggtgaaatttaGATAACCTTTCCAAAGTATAATAAAACTCTAGTAGAGTTAGGAATAAAAATTCAGATGTTCTAAACTAAAACAGAATGGTTTCTCCTAACATATATTGTAAGAGAACAAGttactttaatgaaatttatcCACTTGTCAAAATACATTGCTACATAAGCAAGGTAGCTTACACATAAAATTACCAGTTATTAGAATTTTAGCAAATGCTTTTGTGGTAAGTCCAATTAAGTCATAATGATCTCCTCTGTATTCTTGTATGAAAAAATTATAGTTTGTGTAGTGTTCACTAAAGTATGCAAAATGTTTTTCACGAAGCCAGATAGGTCAACTACCATCTTACTAATGAAAACAATCCTTAATTAGGGGGGAACAACCAATTCTTAGGGCCATTTTAAGAATaattactaaaaaattttttctaaccACTTAAATACCTGAACAAATCTAATCTttctctaataataaaaaaagcctTTCTCCGACTAATGATAAATTACCTACTAAGTTTATGAACTTGAAATCAGATTCagataacatattttataattttctttttaagtaaaagacaccattttcttccttttcaaaattagTAACTAATTTCTCACTAACTTGTTTCACACCAAATGATATTCCATGAGATTAGAAGCCAATATATATCATTTGGGGTGAAACAAGTTAGTCTCGTGGAATGCAATGTAACAGGCCTATAAAGattcattaggggcacctgggtggctcaggtggctacGTGTCCagctacagctcaggtcatgatctcacggcttgtcggttcaagccctgtgtcaggctctgtgctgacagctcaaaccctggagcctgctttggattctgtgtctctctctctgcacctcccctgctcagactctgtctctctccctcaaaaataagtattaaaaaaaataagtaaacattaaaaaaattcattacaaAGCCCTATTATATTCACTTGCAAGGTACTCACAGGcagaaatagtattttaataagtaaaagaatTATACTGTTTACCACTGAAGCAAGGAGCATTTTaacagcttttctttcttgtatacTTTCTTTTGTGATATTGTATATATACTATCGCAAATACGGCAGTACAAATTaggtatatttgttataattttcatatacTCTCTTATAATTTTGTTagtgaaagaaacaaagtaaaaaaaaatacagtgatacATCAAAGATGAAAATGGTATTATTTCCATACTGTTTATTCCTCTAgaggcttattttttaaatgacttaatttcataaaatgaccatttctgaaaaaagtttcagaattcattaaaaagaaacccaaGCGAACAAAACATACCTGGTTCATTGGTCATAGCAGACCATGTCAAATACATCGTGTAGACTGTAATTACTGAAGACTGTAACAAACCAGATCTTGGTTGTGATTcctacaaagaaaaattaagcaagacaaataaatattctaacatcattcaaaatttaagaaaactcagaaaaatggAAGCTTCAAAAAACTAATGATATAAAGAGCATACTTGGAttttgggcagtatagacattaCAGAAGCACCAAGGCAGAGGAGCATGTTGACACTGATGAATGCTTTATTTTCTGAACAACTGGCTGGATGAGTATAGTAAACAAAGAATAGGACGATAGCAACTAAAGACAGCAGATAATTCAGAGCTGTAGCTGATAACAATGCTGTGAAGGAAATATAATTGGACAATTAGAATTGATCATGAATATTAGGAATTAGACATAGggctcattttaaaaacaaactttttactctaaaatgtattttaagcaaCTAACATTGTCAGCATTATGCAGGCTataaaagcagggaagaatattaTTTCTGAACTTTATTCACAGAAAATTTTATAGTCTTCACATATACAGCTCACTATAATATTTTCAAGGACATTAAGTTAGTAACAgactaagtattttattaatagGAATATCTCCACTACAAACACATTCACGTACATTagtcattattttcaaaatacagaaaaataaaaggaaaattacttaacCATAATTGTTCAGTTACAAATGACACTGAGAAACAAAACTTTCATTGCTAATGCTAAGCCCACAAAACAAGGCTTTCCCATATTAgtatctttaaacattttttattatgtaagATTAATAAGACAACCTAGTTTCTCCTt from Neofelis nebulosa isolate mNeoNeb1 chromosome 6, mNeoNeb1.pri, whole genome shotgun sequence includes these protein-coding regions:
- the SERINC1 gene encoding serine incorporator 1 — its product is MGNVLGLCSMASWIPCLCGSAPCLLCRCCPSGNNSTVTRLIYALFLLVGVCVACVMLIPGMEEQLNKIPGFCENEKGIVPCNILVGYKAVYRLCFGLAMFYLLLSLLMIKVKSSSDPRAAVHNGFWFFKFAAAIAIIIGAFFIPEGTFTTVWFYVGMAGAFCFILIQLVLLIDFAHSWNESWVEKMEEGNSRCWYAALLSATALNYLLSLVAIVLFFVYYTHPASCSENKAFISVNMLLCLGASVMSILPKIQESQPRSGLLQSSVITVYTMYLTWSAMTNEPETNCNPSLLSIIGYNTTSTIPKEGQSVQWWHAQGIIGLILFLLCVFYSSIRTSNNSQVNKLTLTSDESTLIEDGGARSDGSLEDGDDVHRAVDNERDGVTYSYSFFHFMLFLASLYIMMTLTNWYRYEPSREMKSQWTAVWVKISSSWIGIVLYVWTLVAPLVLTNRDFD